The Sphingorhabdus sp. Alg231-15 genome has a segment encoding these proteins:
- a CDS encoding oligopeptide:H+ symporter gives MASAYQESGDAKGTFLGHPKGLFVLFFAEMWERFSYYGMRALLIFYLTKHWLFSDSESGIIYGAYTALVYITPVVGGYLADKYLGQRKAVLFGAVLLTLGHFFMAFEGDAGIGHVDNPVISIFWLALALIIVGSGFLKANISVIVGQLYPRTDVRRDGAYTIFYMGINLGAALGSLLCGYIGETYGWAYGFGLAGIGMLLGLIVFIWGKPLLLGRGEPSDPEKLKQPVAGIKLEWWMYIAGLAMVGICWLAIQFQDLVGYVLGIFGGGLVIYVLYTAVSKLSSEERDRIFAAMFLIVTSIIFWALFEQAGSSLNLFTDRHVDRAGVPASTFQSINAIYIILLAPIFATVWTTLGRKGMEPSAPFKFGLGVVQVGLGFLVLVWGAQAAGLENATPVIFIFLIYLLHTTGELCLSPVGLSAMNRLAPAHMASLIMGTWFFASATGNFAAGLIASATGAEGVGEEAGKQVVLDVYSTVGWVAVVVGVGVLVISPLIKKLMHLDTLQDDNVGDDLEGQREIGEPAAAGIHPTTKS, from the coding sequence ATGGCTAGTGCGTATCAAGAATCCGGAGATGCCAAAGGGACATTCCTTGGTCATCCCAAAGGTTTGTTTGTCCTGTTTTTTGCGGAAATGTGGGAGCGTTTCTCCTACTATGGCATGCGGGCTCTGCTCATATTTTATCTTACGAAGCACTGGCTGTTTTCTGACAGCGAATCCGGGATAATTTATGGCGCTTATACGGCATTGGTCTACATCACCCCGGTCGTTGGTGGTTATTTAGCCGACAAATATCTGGGACAGCGAAAAGCTGTTCTTTTTGGGGCCGTATTGCTCACCTTGGGGCACTTTTTTATGGCTTTCGAAGGTGATGCAGGGATCGGCCATGTTGATAATCCTGTCATCAGTATTTTCTGGCTAGCCCTCGCCTTGATCATTGTCGGATCGGGCTTCCTGAAAGCCAATATCTCGGTGATTGTTGGTCAACTTTACCCTCGGACAGATGTCCGCCGGGATGGTGCTTACACCATATTCTACATGGGTATTAACCTCGGCGCGGCGCTAGGCTCTTTGCTCTGCGGTTATATTGGTGAGACCTATGGCTGGGCCTATGGCTTTGGTCTTGCCGGCATCGGTATGCTGCTTGGTCTGATCGTTTTCATCTGGGGCAAACCTCTTTTGCTCGGTCGTGGCGAACCATCAGATCCCGAAAAGCTGAAGCAACCTGTGGCGGGTATCAAGCTGGAATGGTGGATGTACATTGCAGGTCTTGCGATGGTTGGAATCTGCTGGCTGGCGATTCAGTTCCAGGATCTCGTCGGCTATGTCTTGGGGATCTTCGGCGGCGGACTAGTCATCTACGTTCTTTATACCGCAGTTTCTAAGCTCTCATCTGAAGAGCGGGATCGCATCTTTGCTGCGATGTTCCTGATTGTCACATCGATTATCTTTTGGGCGCTGTTTGAGCAGGCGGGTTCGTCTCTGAATCTGTTCACCGACCGGCATGTTGATCGGGCCGGTGTGCCTGCTTCGACTTTCCAGTCGATCAATGCGATCTATATCATCTTGCTTGCTCCAATATTTGCAACTGTCTGGACGACACTTGGGCGGAAGGGCATGGAGCCGTCCGCTCCATTCAAATTCGGTCTTGGTGTTGTGCAGGTTGGACTGGGCTTTCTTGTCCTTGTCTGGGGTGCGCAAGCGGCTGGACTTGAAAATGCTACGCCAGTCATCTTTATCTTCCTGATCTATCTGCTGCACACCACCGGCGAACTCTGTCTTTCGCCAGTTGGTCTGTCGGCGATGAACAGGTTAGCACCGGCTCACATGGCCAGCCTGATCATGGGCACATGGTTTTTCGCTTCGGCAACCGGTAACTTCGCTGCCGGTCTGATCGCCTCGGCGACGGGCGCAGAAGGCGTGGGAGAAGAGGCTGGAAAACAGGTTGTTCTCGACGTCTATTCCACTGTTGGTTGGGTGGCTGTTGTCGTCGGAGTCGGTGTTCTGGTCATTTCACCCCTAATCAAGAAGCTGATGCATCTCGACACGCTTCAGGACGACAATGTCGGTGATGATCTTGAAGGTCAGCGTGAAATTGGTGAACCAGCAGCTGCCGGTATTCACCCGACAACAAAATCTTGA
- a CDS encoding amidohydrolase family protein produces the protein MELKDLLAVVAAGALVTGCAATAAETETVSASASSASKSPAKTAFPSTYKAYPADNVVITGATIFDGEGQRFDNGVVFMSAGKIVSVGGSETVIPTDSTIIDGTGKYVTPGIIDIHSHLGDYPTPSVAAHNDGNEATSPVTPEVWAEHSVWPQDPGFSRALANGGVTALQILPGSANLFGGRAVTLKNVPARTVQAMKFPGAPYGMKMACGENPKRVYGGRNRKPSTRMGSLSLTRQTWINAQDYQKKRNGAKPPKRDLGKDTLVGVLEGDILVHNHCYRADELNQIIDMSKEFGYKVTAFHHAVESYKIADILAKEGICSAIWADWWGFKMEAYDAIPENAALLQQAGACVIIHSDDENQIQRLNQEASKALADGRAMGIEISDAQAIQWITYNPAKAMGIADQTGSLKPGKMADVVLWNDNPLSVYSRPEKVWIDGAMMYDSNDPSRRPVSDFELGQPGEGDVK, from the coding sequence ATGGAATTGAAGGACTTGCTGGCAGTTGTCGCTGCCGGAGCGCTTGTGACGGGCTGCGCGGCGACCGCAGCTGAAACCGAAACGGTCAGTGCATCGGCAAGCAGCGCGAGTAAAAGCCCGGCAAAGACGGCTTTTCCTTCAACCTATAAAGCCTATCCTGCGGATAATGTCGTGATCACAGGCGCCACGATATTTGACGGTGAGGGGCAGCGTTTTGATAATGGCGTTGTTTTCATGTCAGCTGGCAAGATCGTGTCGGTTGGTGGCTCGGAAACGGTGATACCCACGGACAGCACGATCATTGACGGAACCGGTAAATATGTGACGCCGGGGATTATCGATATCCACAGCCATCTGGGTGACTATCCAACGCCAAGTGTCGCGGCGCATAATGACGGTAACGAGGCGACGTCGCCGGTGACACCGGAAGTCTGGGCGGAGCATAGTGTCTGGCCGCAGGATCCGGGTTTCTCGCGGGCCTTGGCCAATGGCGGGGTGACTGCGCTGCAAATCCTTCCCGGCTCGGCCAATCTGTTCGGCGGACGGGCGGTGACCCTAAAAAATGTGCCGGCACGTACGGTCCAGGCGATGAAATTCCCCGGTGCGCCTTATGGGATGAAAATGGCCTGCGGTGAAAATCCCAAGCGGGTCTATGGCGGACGCAACAGAAAGCCGTCCACACGGATGGGCAGCCTGTCTTTGACCCGCCAGACATGGATTAATGCGCAAGATTATCAGAAAAAGCGGAACGGTGCGAAGCCACCCAAACGTGATCTTGGCAAGGACACGCTGGTTGGTGTTCTGGAAGGTGATATATTGGTGCACAACCATTGTTATCGGGCGGACGAGCTGAACCAGATTATCGATATGTCGAAGGAATTCGGCTATAAGGTGACCGCATTCCACCATGCTGTCGAAAGCTACAAGATTGCCGACATATTGGCCAAGGAAGGCATTTGCTCGGCAATCTGGGCGGACTGGTGGGGTTTCAAGATGGAAGCCTATGATGCGATCCCCGAAAATGCAGCACTGTTGCAGCAGGCCGGTGCCTGCGTGATCATCCATTCCGATGACGAGAACCAGATACAGCGGCTCAATCAGGAGGCCTCGAAGGCGCTCGCCGATGGCCGCGCTATGGGGATCGAAATCAGCGATGCCCAAGCGATCCAGTGGATCACCTATAATCCCGCCAAAGCGATGGGCATTGCCGATCAGACCGGTAGCCTGAAACCCGGCAAGATGGCCGATGTGGTTCTTTGGAACGATAATCCGCTGAGCGTCTATTCCCGTCCCGAAAAGGTCTGGATCGACGGGGCGATGATGTACGATAGCAATGATCCAAGCCGCCGGCCGGTTAGTGATTTCGAGCTCGGCCAACCCGGTGAAGGAGACGTGAAATGA
- a CDS encoding amidohydrolase family protein, which translates to MKHLATALVSALALMANSAGAETIAITGGKVVIGDGSAPMDGATVVLRNGRVVAAGTNVTVPANARRIDASGKWVTPGVFAGFSRIGLIEVNAVRATNDTNAADSVFSAALDVQYAVNPFAAPVAVNRAAGVTRAVVSPSTAKSIFGGYGAIVDLGQDSNPITKARAFQFVELGETGHRRAGGSRAAAHIMFRAMLNEARTYSRNPSLFDSDLMKASDAKALLPVINGSTRLLVHVESANDILKVLDLRKDFPSLKLVLVGVNEGWRVANAIAAAKVPVLASALSDLPYSFEDLAATQSNIGRMKQAGVEVAIGMINDRDAHQLRYSMQYAGNLVALNKVPRATGLSWDEAFAAISSKPAEIMGMGAQLGSLKAGRRGDVVIWTGDPLELSTRVESVFIDGVEQSLTNRQQRLRERYRNPAPGALPKAYDR; encoded by the coding sequence ATGAAGCATCTTGCAACAGCTCTCGTTTCTGCCCTTGCTCTGATGGCTAATTCAGCTGGCGCCGAAACCATCGCCATTACTGGCGGTAAAGTTGTCATCGGCGACGGCAGTGCGCCGATGGATGGAGCAACCGTGGTCCTTCGCAATGGCCGTGTGGTCGCCGCCGGCACCAACGTCACCGTGCCAGCCAATGCGCGTCGGATTGACGCGTCGGGCAAATGGGTAACGCCGGGTGTTTTCGCCGGTTTCAGCCGGATTGGCCTGATTGAGGTCAATGCCGTCCGAGCGACCAACGATACCAATGCGGCCGACTCTGTTTTCTCAGCAGCGCTGGACGTCCAATATGCGGTGAACCCGTTCGCAGCGCCCGTCGCGGTGAACCGGGCGGCCGGTGTCACCCGTGCGGTGGTATCGCCAAGCACTGCCAAGTCTATCTTTGGCGGCTATGGCGCGATTGTCGATCTCGGCCAGGACAGCAATCCGATCACCAAGGCGCGCGCTTTTCAGTTTGTCGAACTGGGCGAAACCGGCCATCGCAGGGCAGGGGGCAGCCGTGCGGCAGCCCATATAATGTTTCGGGCGATGCTGAACGAAGCACGGACCTATTCCCGCAATCCTTCATTGTTCGACAGCGATCTGATGAAGGCATCGGATGCCAAGGCGCTATTACCGGTAATCAATGGTTCCACCCGGCTGCTGGTGCATGTCGAAAGTGCCAATGATATTTTGAAGGTGCTCGATCTCCGCAAGGACTTTCCGTCCCTGAAACTGGTACTGGTCGGGGTTAATGAAGGCTGGCGTGTTGCCAATGCCATTGCCGCAGCGAAAGTTCCGGTATTGGCTTCTGCTTTGAGTGATTTGCCGTACAGCTTTGAAGATCTGGCTGCGACGCAATCCAATATCGGCCGGATGAAGCAGGCCGGGGTCGAAGTTGCAATTGGCATGATCAACGACCGTGATGCCCACCAATTACGCTATTCCATGCAATATGCGGGCAATCTCGTGGCGCTGAACAAGGTCCCACGCGCAACCGGTCTGAGCTGGGACGAGGCGTTTGCCGCGATCAGCTCGAAGCCGGCTGAGATCATGGGCATGGGCGCGCAGCTCGGCTCGCTAAAGGCAGGCCGGAGAGGCGATGTGGTCATCTGGACGGGCGATCCGTTGGAGCTTTCCACGCGGGTCGAGAGCGTGTTTATCGATGGTGTGGAGCAGTCGCTTACCAACCGTCAGCAACGGCTGCGCGAACGCTATCGCAATCCCGCTCCCGGCGCATTGCCGAAAGCCTATGATCGGTAG
- a CDS encoding aldo/keto reductase has protein sequence MKYRKLGKELEVSALGLGCMPMFGIGNGMYGKADMTESLATLDRAIELGVTFFDTAEVYGPYKNEELLGQAIRGRRERLIIATKFGFDLTNPGKIGTDSSPANVHRACDASLQRLGIDVIDLFYQHRVDPDVPIEDTVGAMAELVQAGKVRYLGLSEAGADTIKRAHKTHPIAALQSEYSLWERSIEDEILPLCQDLEIGFVPYSPLGRGFLTGQITSRDDLDADDYRLRDPRYSEENFDQNLKMVDVVKQVAGRHGVSPAQIALAWLLAQGDFIVPIPGSKRRATLEDSMAAVDVSLTDTDLDELEKAAPVGGTSGPRYGEAMMAMVRL, from the coding sequence ATGAAATATCGCAAACTCGGTAAAGAGCTCGAAGTATCAGCCTTGGGCCTTGGCTGTATGCCAATGTTCGGCATTGGCAACGGGATGTATGGCAAGGCCGATATGACCGAAAGCCTCGCGACGCTAGATCGCGCCATAGAATTGGGCGTGACTTTTTTTGATACCGCAGAGGTTTATGGCCCTTACAAGAACGAAGAGCTGCTTGGTCAAGCGATCAGAGGACGGCGCGAGCGTCTGATCATCGCTACAAAATTCGGGTTTGATCTGACTAACCCGGGAAAGATCGGGACAGACTCCTCACCAGCCAATGTCCACCGTGCTTGCGATGCCTCTCTCCAACGACTGGGCATTGATGTGATCGACCTGTTCTACCAGCATCGCGTTGATCCCGATGTGCCTATCGAAGACACTGTCGGCGCGATGGCAGAGCTCGTGCAAGCCGGCAAGGTCCGGTATCTCGGCCTGTCAGAGGCCGGTGCCGATACGATTAAGCGAGCGCACAAAACTCACCCGATTGCCGCGTTGCAATCGGAATATTCGCTTTGGGAACGCAGTATCGAAGACGAAATCCTGCCGCTCTGTCAGGATCTCGAGATTGGCTTTGTGCCCTACAGCCCCCTGGGTCGCGGCTTCCTCACCGGTCAGATTACCAGCCGTGATGATCTGGATGCCGATGATTACCGCCTCCGTGACCCGCGCTATTCCGAAGAAAATTTCGACCAGAATCTGAAAATGGTCGATGTGGTCAAACAGGTTGCCGGTCGCCATGGCGTTTCGCCGGCTCAAATTGCACTGGCATGGCTATTGGCGCAGGGTGATTTTATCGTTCCGATACCCGGATCCAAACGCCGTGCAACACTGGAAGACAGCATGGCGGCTGTGGATGTCAGCTTGACCGATACGGATCTCGACGAACTCGAAAAAGCGGCACCGGTAGGCGGGACATCAGGCCCCCGCTATGGTGAAGCCATGATGGCGATGGTCCGGCTCTAA
- a CDS encoding amino acid carrier protein, whose amino-acid sequence MIDFLSDLIGSIATLVFSKIPFFGAEIPWIVLWLAIPMVLFTLWMGFINIRALPLSIRIVRGKYDDPDAPGTISQFSALTTALSGTVGLGNIAGVAIAIATGGPGAAFWMFIIGFFAMTLKCVEVTLSLMFREVDPSGAVRGGPMYNLKNGFKQKGWPKLGLVLGGIYAVLVMFIAIPMVQVNQSLATVSEVSGFRSNFDNNLTFGVIMAFFVGLVVIGGVKWLGRVTSIMVPLMAIVYLSGVLTIIAFNFAQIPDAIALIVGDAFSGQAAGGGLIGAFIIGMQRAVYSSEAGVGSAAIAHSQARTKDPASEGLVALLEPMLDTVIICSLGAIAIVLAGTWQGVDQDIRITAAAFAQISDWFPWLLTIAVLLFAHSTLCSVGFYGQKAYEYLFGEGPIRAMIYKVVYIGILPVGALLEIATVIDLVDSAFFLASIPNVIALYLFAPEIKRELYGYLKRQAEKQESETQDEISQTR is encoded by the coding sequence ATGATAGATTTTTTAAGCGACTTGATCGGCAGTATCGCTACGCTCGTTTTCTCTAAAATACCATTTTTTGGCGCTGAAATTCCCTGGATCGTTCTTTGGCTTGCGATTCCAATGGTGCTTTTTACGCTGTGGATGGGTTTTATAAATATCCGCGCATTGCCGCTGTCGATCCGGATTGTCCGCGGCAAATATGATGACCCGGATGCGCCCGGGACAATTTCCCAGTTTTCTGCACTGACGACAGCGCTTTCTGGGACTGTGGGTCTGGGAAACATCGCTGGAGTAGCAATAGCCATTGCTACTGGCGGACCGGGAGCAGCATTCTGGATGTTCATAATCGGATTTTTCGCCATGACGCTGAAATGTGTGGAAGTCACCTTGTCCTTGATGTTTCGCGAAGTCGATCCATCGGGTGCCGTGCGGGGCGGCCCGATGTACAATCTGAAAAACGGGTTCAAGCAAAAAGGATGGCCAAAATTGGGACTTGTCCTTGGTGGCATTTACGCTGTCCTTGTCATGTTTATTGCCATACCCATGGTGCAGGTAAACCAAAGCCTTGCGACTGTCAGTGAAGTTTCCGGGTTTCGATCCAATTTCGATAACAACCTTACATTCGGCGTCATTATGGCCTTTTTCGTTGGGCTCGTCGTCATTGGCGGTGTCAAATGGCTGGGCCGTGTTACATCCATAATGGTGCCGCTCATGGCGATAGTTTATCTGTCCGGCGTTTTGACTATAATCGCTTTCAACTTCGCGCAAATTCCCGACGCCATCGCTTTGATTGTCGGCGATGCCTTTTCCGGACAGGCCGCTGGCGGAGGTTTGATTGGTGCTTTTATTATCGGCATGCAACGCGCCGTCTACTCGTCAGAAGCAGGTGTCGGTTCAGCTGCTATCGCCCATTCCCAAGCGCGGACGAAAGACCCTGCCTCGGAAGGCCTCGTTGCCTTGCTGGAGCCCATGCTGGACACCGTTATCATCTGTTCACTCGGCGCTATTGCAATAGTTCTTGCGGGCACATGGCAGGGTGTCGATCAGGATATACGGATAACAGCCGCCGCTTTTGCACAAATCTCAGACTGGTTCCCGTGGCTGTTGACCATCGCGGTGCTGCTCTTCGCGCATAGTACCTTATGCTCGGTCGGCTTTTACGGACAAAAGGCTTATGAATATCTGTTTGGCGAAGGGCCAATCCGGGCGATGATATACAAAGTCGTCTATATCGGAATATTACCCGTTGGAGCGTTGCTGGAAATAGCAACGGTCATAGATCTCGTCGATAGTGCCTTCTTCCTAGCCTCCATTCCCAACGTCATAGCCCTTTATCTCTTTGCACCAGAGATCAAACGAGAGCTATATGGGTATCTGAAGCGCCAAGCGGAGAAGCAAGAGTCGGAGACCCAAGATGAAATATCGCAAACTCGGTAA
- the glmM gene encoding phosphoglucosamine mutase produces MTKNFFGTDGIRGLTNQRPMTAEIAMKVGQAAGRHFLRGDHRHRVVIGKDTRLSGYMMENALVAGFTSVGMDVVQVGPMPTPAVALLTRSMRADLGVMISASHNPYYDNGIKLFGPDGFKLSDEDELKIEGYLSEDAKLAPAEDIGRAKRFEDARGRYIHAIKMSLPDHIRLDGLKMVVDCANGAAYQVAPSALWELGAEVITIGVDPNGKNINHKCGSTDVAALQESVVASGAHIGIALDGDADRLIVVDEKGKIVDGDQLMALIGSSWSRNGLLRGDGIVATVMSNLGLERFLASQKLDLVRSKVGDRYVLEEMKKGGFNVGGEQSGHMILLDHGTTGDGTIAALQVLRELVESGKPASELLHLFDPVPQLLKNVRYSSGAPLDHESVKSVIAEAEKELNGSGRLVIRASGTEPLIRVMAEGDNSDQVHQVVDRICNVVEEVAA; encoded by the coding sequence ATGACAAAAAATTTCTTTGGGACCGACGGAATACGCGGACTAACCAACCAGCGTCCGATGACCGCTGAAATAGCAATGAAAGTCGGGCAGGCGGCGGGCCGTCACTTCTTACGGGGCGATCATCGCCACCGGGTTGTTATTGGCAAGGATACCAGACTGTCGGGCTATATGATGGAAAATGCCTTGGTCGCAGGATTTACCAGCGTCGGAATGGATGTCGTGCAGGTTGGTCCTATGCCGACACCCGCCGTTGCATTGCTCACGCGCTCGATGCGCGCGGATCTCGGGGTAATGATCTCTGCCAGTCATAATCCCTATTATGACAATGGGATCAAGCTGTTCGGTCCTGATGGATTCAAACTGTCGGATGAGGATGAACTTAAGATTGAGGGGTATCTTTCGGAAGATGCCAAGCTGGCGCCTGCCGAGGATATCGGCCGCGCAAAACGGTTCGAAGACGCACGCGGCCGCTATATTCACGCGATCAAGATGTCTCTGCCTGATCACATCCGTCTCGATGGACTGAAGATGGTGGTCGATTGCGCCAATGGTGCCGCTTATCAGGTCGCACCTTCGGCTTTATGGGAACTGGGTGCGGAAGTGATCACCATTGGTGTCGATCCCAATGGCAAAAATATCAATCACAAATGCGGGTCTACGGATGTTGCAGCGTTGCAAGAAAGCGTCGTGGCAAGCGGTGCGCATATCGGGATTGCGTTGGATGGTGATGCGGATCGGCTGATTGTGGTCGATGAAAAGGGCAAGATTGTTGATGGTGACCAGCTGATGGCGCTGATCGGTTCAAGCTGGAGCCGCAATGGTCTGCTCCGCGGTGACGGGATTGTTGCAACGGTGATGTCGAATCTGGGGCTGGAACGCTTCCTGGCATCACAGAAACTTGATCTTGTCAGGTCCAAAGTGGGTGACCGCTATGTGCTGGAAGAGATGAAGAAGGGCGGCTTTAATGTCGGCGGCGAGCAATCGGGCCATATGATCTTGCTGGATCACGGCACAACTGGTGATGGCACAATCGCCGCGTTGCAGGTCTTGCGTGAATTGGTCGAGAGCGGAAAGCCGGCCAGCGAGCTTTTGCATCTCTTTGATCCAGTCCCGCAATTGCTTAAAAATGTCCGGTATTCCAGCGGAGCCCCGCTGGATCACGAAAGCGTCAAGTCGGTCATTGCCGAGGCAGAGAAAGAGCTGAACGGCTCCGGTCGGCTGGTCATCCGGGCCTCGGGCACTGAGCCGTTGATACGGGTCATGGCAGAGGGCGATAATAGCGACCAGGTCCATCAAGTCGTCGACCGCATCTGCAATGTAGTCGAAGAGGTTGCCGCCTGA
- a CDS encoding DUF1272 domain-containing protein has translation MLDMRPDCESCGKDLPADLSGAHICSFECTFCDECNATSHNGTCPNCGGILLLRPTRSTELLQKFPASTERKYKG, from the coding sequence ATGCTCGACATGCGCCCCGATTGTGAAAGCTGTGGCAAGGATTTGCCCGCTGATCTGAGCGGCGCGCATATCTGTTCATTCGAATGCACTTTTTGTGATGAATGCAATGCGACCAGTCATAACGGCACATGCCCGAATTGCGGTGGTATCTTGCTCCTCAGGCCGACACGTTCAACCGAACTGCTTCAGAAATTTCCGGCCTCTACGGAGCGCAAATATAAGGGATGA
- the thiD gene encoding bifunctional hydroxymethylpyrimidine kinase/phosphomethylpyrimidine kinase has product MTANCPRVLSIAGSDSGGGAGIQADIRTITNLGGHAMTAITAVTAQNSAGVTAVELMTPDMVLAQIWAVMDDFGADAIKIGMLGSPEIALAVASFLKSLRNTPIIFDPVMVATSGATLADDRTVTAFQKIIPLSSLVTPNLDEMERLGGEEDLSRYDVPFLVKGGHGQEDMLIDRLVGPDGELERWEGRRIDTRHSHGTGCTLSAAIATYLAGGDSLSIAIGKARNYVRASLEAAPGYGAGHGPMGVPKA; this is encoded by the coding sequence ATGACGGCCAATTGCCCGCGTGTCCTGTCCATAGCCGGTTCCGACAGCGGCGGCGGGGCAGGGATTCAGGCGGATATCCGTACGATCACCAATCTGGGTGGTCATGCGATGACCGCGATAACCGCTGTAACAGCCCAGAATAGTGCGGGTGTCACGGCGGTGGAGCTGATGACGCCTGATATGGTGCTGGCCCAGATATGGGCGGTGATGGACGATTTCGGCGCAGATGCGATCAAGATCGGCATGTTGGGATCGCCGGAAATTGCGTTGGCCGTTGCCAGTTTCTTGAAATCTCTGCGCAACACACCGATTATCTTCGACCCGGTGATGGTGGCGACCAGCGGCGCGACACTGGCAGATGATCGCACCGTAACAGCCTTCCAGAAAATCATTCCGCTAAGCAGCCTGGTTACGCCCAATCTCGATGAAATGGAGCGGCTGGGAGGGGAAGAAGATCTTTCCCGCTATGATGTGCCGTTTCTCGTCAAAGGTGGCCATGGCCAAGAGGATATGCTGATCGACCGGCTTGTGGGCCCCGATGGCGAACTGGAACGCTGGGAAGGGCGCCGGATTGATACACGGCACAGCCATGGCACCGGCTGTACCCTGTCGGCTGCGATTGCCACTTATCTTGCCGGTGGTGACAGCTTAAGCATCGCGATTGGCAAAGCGCGCAACTATGTAAGAGCCAGTCTCGAAGCTGCACCAGGCTATGGCGCAGGACATGGTCCTATGGGTGTACCGAAAGCATGA
- a CDS encoding ribonuclease HII: MTTQIIAGIDEAGRGPLAGPVVAAAVILPDGHKIQELDDSKKLTAKKRAMLETEILEKTIYNIALCDQSEIDSINILQATMTAMTRAAEGLSQEPDHILVDGNRLPQWSFQAQAVIGGDAIHPCISAASILAKEYRDRMMIAAAEKYPEYGWERNKGYGTAEHMAALRKYGPTPLHRKSFAPVAQFSLL, translated from the coding sequence ATGACGACGCAAATCATTGCCGGTATTGATGAGGCGGGCAGGGGGCCGCTTGCTGGGCCGGTGGTCGCGGCAGCGGTGATTTTGCCCGATGGCCACAAGATCCAGGAGCTCGATGACAGCAAGAAACTCACCGCGAAAAAGCGGGCGATGCTTGAAACCGAAATACTAGAAAAAACTATATATAATATAGCACTATGCGATCAATCTGAGATTGATTCTATCAATATATTGCAGGCAACCATGACCGCGATGACACGCGCTGCGGAAGGATTATCGCAAGAGCCAGATCATATCTTGGTCGACGGCAATCGCTTGCCCCAATGGAGCTTTCAGGCCCAAGCCGTGATCGGCGGAGATGCCATCCATCCGTGTATTTCAGCAGCCTCGATTCTGGCCAAGGAATATCGCGATCGCATGATGATCGCTGCGGCGGAGAAATATCCCGAATATGGTTGGGAACGGAATAAGGGCTATGGAACAGCAGAGCATATGGCGGCGCTCAGAAAATATGGACCGACGCCATTGCATCGCAAAAGCTTTGCACCCGTGGCGCAGTTTTCCTTGCTTTAG
- a CDS encoding acyl-CoA desaturase → MTIDTNVENLTETGQAQAEKNLFEATASVSETELLKTEDTSITVPFGAKFGGRAAKAKLREHAILSTTKIGGSIAAIYWMFAYGSGWVEWSAFLVGYFLSMVGCIVGYHRYFSHRAFETSKPMGIFIAILTQSAAQGSALHWAANHRRHHAMTDKVGDAHSPHFDGYGKPLKGFAKFHHSHVGWLFDRTTTDLSIYGKGLVDDEIVMFAHRTRWFWYFVSAIVFPTLWALAFAGPEAIIGTILIAGLLRIFVVLTVLQSVNSICHLFGTQRFHDHGTAKNNLLINILTMGDGWHNNHHQHPRSATSGVVWWEFDLCASIIRMWEKMGLVWNVKWAPRYTKNDNGEWVQEKPATSGKQAA, encoded by the coding sequence ATGACAATCGACACCAATGTTGAGAATTTAACCGAGACTGGCCAAGCACAGGCTGAAAAAAATCTCTTCGAGGCAACAGCCAGCGTAAGCGAAACCGAACTCCTCAAGACTGAAGATACTTCGATAACCGTACCTTTTGGGGCGAAATTTGGAGGCAGGGCCGCTAAGGCCAAGCTCCGCGAACATGCGATTTTGTCGACCACCAAAATCGGCGGCTCGATCGCAGCGATATACTGGATGTTCGCATATGGATCCGGTTGGGTGGAATGGTCGGCTTTTCTGGTCGGCTATTTCCTCTCGATGGTTGGCTGTATCGTCGGCTATCACCGCTATTTCTCGCACCGCGCCTTTGAAACATCCAAGCCGATGGGCATATTCATTGCGATATTGACCCAGTCGGCGGCGCAAGGCTCTGCGCTGCACTGGGCAGCCAATCACCGCCGCCATCACGCGATGACAGACAAAGTCGGAGACGCCCACAGCCCGCATTTTGACGGCTATGGCAAACCCTTAAAAGGTTTTGCAAAATTCCATCACAGCCATGTCGGCTGGCTGTTTGACCGCACGACGACCGATCTCAGTATTTATGGCAAGGGCCTGGTTGATGACGAGATTGTGATGTTCGCGCATCGCACACGCTGGTTCTGGTACTTTGTTTCCGCCATTGTTTTCCCAACCCTATGGGCGCTGGCCTTTGCTGGCCCCGAAGCCATTATCGGGACGATTTTGATCGCTGGATTGTTGCGGATTTTTGTCGTGCTAACGGTGTTGCAAAGCGTAAACAGCATCTGCCATCTTTTCGGCACGCAGCGCTTTCATGACCATGGCACAGCGAAGAATAACCTGCTGATCAACATTCTGACCATGGGGGATGGCTGGCATAACAACCATCATCAGCACCCGCGTTCGGCGACCTCTGGTGTGGTCTGGTGGGAATTTGATCTCTGCGCCAGTATCATCCGCATGTGGGAAAAAATGGGACTGGTCTGGAACGTTAAATGGGCGCCGCGCTATACCAAGAATGATAATGGCGAGTGGGTGCAGGAAAAACCCGCGACAAGCGGAAAACAAGCCGCCTAA